One Osmerus eperlanus chromosome 2, fOsmEpe2.1, whole genome shotgun sequence genomic window, caccaggtcctcccccaccaggtccacccccaccaggtccacccccaccaggtcctcccccaccaggtcctcccccaccaggtccacccccaccaggtccccccccaccaggtccacccccaccaggtcctcccccaccaggtccccccccaccaggtccccccccaccaggtccacccccaccaggtcctcccccaccaggtcctcccccaccaggtccccccccaccaggtccacccccaccaggtcccccaccaggtccacccccaccaggtccacccccaccaggtcccccccaccaggtcccccccaccaggtccccccccaccaggtcctCCCCCTACCTGCTCTGTGTCtccagagtgttgtgtgtgcgctgggtctcctccagctgctcctccagcagGGCCAGCCTCCGCCTgcagccctcctcctgctccaccagAGCCCTGTTCTCCCTCTGCAGCCCCACCACTgtgtccctgcacacacacacacaggtcaacacacacacacacacacctctcacacaggtcaacacacacacacacaggtcaacacacacacctctcacacacacacacctcaaacacaggtcaacacacacctctcacacactcacacacacctcaaacacaggtcaacacacacctctcacacactcacacacctctcacacacaggtcaacacacacctctcacacacacctcaaacacaggtcaacacacacctctcacacactcacacacctctcacacacaggtcaacacacacctctctcccacacacacctctctcacacacacacacacctctcagacACGGTGAACCGCCCCCCCCCACGTACCTGAACTCGGTGGACATGATCTCTGAGGCCAGGTTTCCCAGAGTTCCAGACTCCTCACCCAGGCCCTCTAGGAGCAGACATGGCGGTTACTATGGCAGCGTTACCATAGCAGCAACACGCATTCTAAAACGTGGCGCAGGCCAGACCATAATGCAAGGCTGAGTGTTACCTGATTGGCTGAGGCAGTTCTGCTGCACCTGGGAACACCTGAGCTCCTCGTTGGTCTCCCTCAGGGCGTCTCTCTCAGAGATCAGGCGCTAGGGACgcaccacagccaatcacaacacagcacaccACAGCCAATCCTTCTGATGAGGTGATTGCTAAACCAAAGATTggctcccgccccctcccctcacctgctaccccccctcccctcacctgctccccccctcccctccccccccccccctcccctcacctgctccaacccctcccctgctcccccccctcacctgctccccccctcacctgctcccccccctcacctgctccccctcccctcacctgctccccctcccctcacctgctccccctcctcacctgctccccctcctcacctgctcctcctcccctcacctgctccccccctcccctcacctgctccccccctcccctcacctgctccccccctcccctcacctgctccccccctcccctcacctgctcccccccctcccctcacctgctcctcccctcacctgctccccctcctcccctcacctgctccccccctcccctcacctgctccccccctcccctcacctgctccccccctcccctcacctgctccccccctcccctcacctgctccccctcacctgctcctcccctcacctgctccccctcacctgctcctcccctcacctgctccccctcctcccctcacctgctccccctcacctccttgtCCATCAGCAAGGCCTCATGCTTCTCCTGCAGGTTCTTGTATTCAAACTGCCACTTCTCTGCCTTCACAGCTTCACACGCATGTTTGGAGGTCAGCTCATGGacctgagacacaaacagaccagTCAGAGCAGTCAGACCGCACAGACCAGACACCCGTCTCTGGTAGGGTCGGTCACCCGTCTCTGGTAGGGTCGGTCACCCGTCTCTGGTAGGGTCGGTCACCCGTCTCTGGTAGGGTCGGTCACCCGTCTCTGGTAGGGTCACCTGTCTCTGGTAGGGTCGGTCACCCGTCTCTGGTAGGGTCACCTGTCTCTGGTAGGGTCGGTCACCTGtctctggtagggtcacccgTCTCTGGTAGGGTCGGTCACCCGTCTCTGGTAGGGTCGGTCACCCGTCTCTGGTAGGGTCGGTCACCCGTCTCTGGTAGGGTCGGTCACCCGTCTCTGGTAGGGTCGGTCACCCGTCTCTGGTAGGGTCGGTCACCCGTCTCTGGTAGGGTCGGTCACCCGTCTCTGGTAGGGTCGGTCACCCGTCTCTGGTAGGGTCGGTCACCCGTCTCTGGTAGGGTCGGTCACCCGTCTCTGGTAGGGTCGGTCACCCGTCTCTGGTAGGGTCGGTCACCCGTCTCTGGTAGGGTCGGTCACCCGTCTCTGGTAGGGTCGGTCACCCGTCTCTGGTAGGGTCGGTCACCCGTCTCTGGTAGGGTCGGTCACCCGTCTCTGGTAGGGTCGGTCACCCGtctctggtagggtcacccgTCTCTGGTAGGGTCGGTCACCCGTCTCTGGTAGGGTCGGTCACCCGTCTCTGGTAGGGTCACCTGTCTCTGGTAGGGTCGGTCACCCGtctctggtagggtcacccgtctctggtagggtcacctgtctctggtagggtcacctgtctctggtagggtcacctgtctctggtagggtcacctgtctctggtagggtcacccgTCTCTGGTAGGGTCACCTGTCTCTGGTAGGTGTCCAGCTGGGTGCGGATAGCACTGGAGcggtgctgctcctcctccagctggcaGGTGCGCTGCATGTAGATagtgttcctctcctccaggagcttCACCTGCCTCCTCAAGTCCCCCaggtcctccagcctcctcctgtaCGTCTCCACCATCGCCTCCAGACGGCTCACCTTGTCTGATgagtgtctgggggggggggggaggcagctgTTAGACCTGCACACCCGTCTCTGGTGTCACCTGTCTCTGGTGTCACCTGTCTCTGGTGTCACCTGTCTCTGGTGTCACCTGTCTCTGGTGTCACCTGTCTCTGGTGTCACCTGAGGACCCGTCTCTGGTGTCACCTGAGGACCCGTCTCTGGTGTCACCTGAGGACCCGTCTCTGGTGTCACCTGAGGACCCGTCTCTGGTGTCACCTGAGGACCCGTCTCTGGTGTCACCTGAGGACCCGTCTCTGGTGTCACCTGAGGACCCGTCTCTGGTGTCACCTGAGGACCCGTCTCTGGTGTCACCTGAGGACCCGTCTCTGGTCTCACCTGAGGACCCGTCTCTGGTCTCACCTGAGGACCCGTCTCTGGTCTCACCTGAGGACCCGTCTCTAGTCTCACCTGAGGACCCGTCTCTAGTCTCACCTGAGGATGTCCATCTCATCTTTGAGGCTCTGGGCCTCCTGGGCCAGGCTGGTGAGCTCCTCGTTACGATGCTGCAgctccatcatctctctctccagcacatcTCTCCGCACACACAGGTCGTCTCTGCTCGTCTCCAGTctggaggcacacacacgcacacacacacacgcacacacacacagtgttagtACAGCTTTGACTACTTTTACCAGAATGTAAACAGCCAAATAAGATgaaaaagacaggagagagagacaggagagagagacaggagagagcgcGAGACAGGAAAGAGcactagacagagagagacaggagagagacagagagagacacagagagagacagagacacagagacagacagacagatggttgTGTGCACTTGTAGTTCTCCTCctggacaggacagagagacacagagagagacaggacagagagagagacacagagagagacaggacagagagagacagacagacagagagggttgtgtgcACCTGTAGTTCTCCTCCTGGACTTGTTCCATCTggctctgcagcagcagcagcttcttAGCCGTGATGGCGGTGGCGGCATCCGGAGGCTCTCCACCAATCAGACGCTCCCGCAGGGCGCGTGCCTCCGCCTGGAGAGACGACCGCTCCTCCAGTGCAGCCAGGAGCTGGGGGGGAGACGGcacgggggaggagagaggaggaagagagagacacgggggaggagagaggaggaagagagagaacacacaaaaGTGAAGCCAAGAGAAACAAAGAAGAAATGCTAAACAGTTCTAAGCACCAGAGGTTTAAAACAACAAGGAAACTCACACACCCTTCACACTGCTGAGCACACACTGTTAAAACGGCCCTTCACACAtagagcagaaacacacaccacaagcaGCCAAGACAACCTTCACACTCGGCTGCTAATGCTAGCTGGGGCCCTACAGACAGAGCCAGCCTAGCTGGTCAGCTGACTAgctgttaacatggccctcaAGTGTGACACTGAGATGTTACCATTATAGTCCcggacaagagagagacagagagagagagacacagagagagagagacagagagagagacagagagacagagagagagagagagaggatgacgagagagagagacagacacacacagagagagagacagagagagagagaaacagagagagagagacacacagagagagaggggttaacaAAGATCATAGCCTACCTGCTGTTCCAGGTCTTTGCAGCGCTGCCCCaagtcctccttctcctccacctcctcactcaGGAAATAATACTTCCTGGACTGAGGGACAGATACCATGTGAGGGGAGCGCTTCAGACAGACATGGCTTTGGCAACAATGATCACtcattcatgccaataaagcattatTGAACGGAATTGAGAAAGACAgttagagagatggaaagagagatagagggaggaagtgagatggagagagagaaagagcgagagagatatgagggagaggatgagaaaaaGAGGAGTTAGGAAAGGCGAAGCAGgagcaggtgaggcaggagtAGGCGAGgcgaggcaggagcaggtgtgGAGAGTCTCACCTGGTTGTCAAAGTCACCGTAGGTCTCAGGACTTCCTGGTTCAGATGGCTCCTTGGCGAGCagctacacaacaacaacaacttcgTCATGAACACTATCTAGTTCTGACTGCAGGACGACAGACGTCATGTGATGTTATGGGGAGAAGAACAGTGATCTATTCATGTTTTACATCCCTCTCACTCatcgctctttttctctcatttcTTTTTCTCACTTCTTCCTATGTCCTCTTATTTTCTCTATCTGTCTAAAGTTTCTCTCAGAACAATAAGGACAAAGAACAACAAGGTGACGAGTTGCAGGGAGGACAACAGGTGATCTATTCATGTTACCAGTTCTGTAAGACAACTGTTCTTCAGAGAACACTGGAGATTCAGCATAGGCAGTGATTCGCTAGTCAGACAACCAATCACAGAAGGATCTATATCTCTGGATGGGCTCCTTTACTAAATACGCTCCACCCGTCCCTGCTCCTCCCATCCTGGATGTGAATGTGACTTCACTGACTTGGTGTGATAAGACAGGCTGATCTGACTCACTTCCTGGATGGCTGCCATAACGACGTGCTGGACGGACTCCTCCAGGGTCATGATCTGCTGGATCTGCTCTGTGGATTCAGACGGCATGATTCAGACTGCAATGCAGACAATTAAATTCACTGTTGTAATGCCCAGGGAAAATATAGTGTTCATGTAAACTTTGTGCAGTTACTAAATACatagaaaaacacaaaacacacaatagAATAAACCCGACAGCAGTAACAAAATATTAAATATCCCTctgtcacatgaccagacaGGCTTCCCTCTGTCATATGACCAGACAGGCTTCAAACTACAACAAAAAAGTTCCTATATGGCTGTTAGGAGTTCTAGAGTTCCGGAGGGCTGGCTAGAGTTCTATAGTTCCGGAGGGCTGGCTAGAGTTCTAGAGTTCCCGAGGGCTGGCTAGAATTCTATAGTTCCGGAGGGCTGGCTAGAGTTCTAGAGTTCCAGAGGGCTGGCTAGAGTTCTATAGTTCCGGAGGGCTGGCTAGAGTTCTAGAGTTCCCGAGGGCTGGCTAGAATTCTAGAGTTCCGGAGGGCTGGCTAGAGTTCTAGAGTTGCAGAGGGCTGGCTAGAGTTCTAGAGTTGCAGAGGGCTGGCTAGAGTTCCGGAAGGCTGGCTAGAATTCTAGAGTTGCGGAGGGCTGGCTAGAGTTCTAGAGTTGCAGAGGGCTGGCTAGAGTTCTAGAGTTGCAGAGGGCTGGCTAGAGTTCTCGAGTTCAGGAGGGCTGGCTAGAGTTCTAGAGTTGCAGAGGGCTGGCTAGAGTTCTAGAGTTGCAGAGGGCTGGCTAGAGTTCTAGAGTTGCGGAGGGCCTACAGGTGGTCACCTTGCTTCTTCTCTCCGCTGACAGCACAGCCCAACACCAGCTGCACCAGCTTGCCCAGCTCCGCCTCGTCCCCCATCTCCCCAATCAGACTCACGTCTGGCAGGTGGGCTTCTAACACCTGGTGGCCGAGCACCtgttccaggaggggggggagagggagagggagggaaagacggAGAGGGGCAgatagggagaggggtgagagagagggagagacagagagagtacgTGAGAAAcataaagagacacagagacagagactgagtgTGAGCGAGACAGAGGTGCTCCACCTTGTGGTATCCAGGAGCAACACTACTCACTGCTCCACCTTGTGGTATCCAGGAGCAACACTACTCACTGCTCCACCTTGTGGT contains:
- the LOC134035937 gene encoding protein Hook homolog 2-like isoform X2, whose product is MSLYKTGLCDSLLNWLQTFQVPSCSSKQDLTSGVAVAHVLNRLDPSWFNEAWLGRIKEESGDNWRLKVSNLRKILQSLLEYYHDVLGHQVLEAHLPDVSLIGEMGDEAELGKLVQLVLGCAVSGEKKQEQIQQIMTLEESVQHVVMAAIQELLAKEPSEPGSPETYGDFDNQSRKYYFLSEEVEEKEDLGQRCKDLEQQLLAALEERSSLQAEARALRERLIGGEPPDAATAITAKKLLLLQSQMEQVQEENYRLETSRDDLCVRRDVLEREMMELQHRNEELTSLAQEAQSLKDEMDILRHSSDKVSRLEAMVETYRRRLEDLGDLRRQVKLLEERNTIYMQRTCQLEEEQHRSSAIRTQLDTYQRQVHELTSKHACEAVKAEKWQFEYKNLQEKHEALLMDKERLISERDALRETNEELRCSQVQQNCLSQSEGLGEESGTLGNLASEIMSTEFRDTVVGLQRENRALVEQEEGCRRRLALLEEQLEETQRTHNTLETQSRLDQQLIRDLRSQVERLQSALQEQGSKTEDSSLLQKKLEEHLEKLHEAHSDLQKKKEVIDDLEPKVDDNMARKIDELQQTLQRKEEDMRVMEDRYKRYVEKARTVIKTLDPQQQPLLGSPDIQSLKNQLTEKERKIQHLEGMALHQRVAGERGGERTGAPGQAQSFLAQQRQSTSARRGRAGRSYPR
- the LOC134035937 gene encoding protein Hook homolog 2-like isoform X1, whose translation is MSLYKTGLCDSLLNWLQTFQVPSCSSKQDLTSGVAVAHVLNRLDPSWFNEAWLGRIKEESGDNWRLKVSNLRKILQSLLEYYHDVLGHQVLEAHLPDVSLIGEMGDEAELGKLVQLVLGCAVSGEKKQEQIQQIMTLEESVQHVVMAAIQELLAKEPSEPGSPETYGDFDNQSRKYYFLSEEVEEKEDLGQRCKDLEQQLLAALEERSSLQAEARALRERLIGGEPPDAATAITAKKLLLLQSQMEQVQEENYRLETSRDDLCVRRDVLEREMMELQHRNEELTSLAQEAQSLKDEMDILRHSSDKVSRLEAMVETYRRRLEDLGDLRRQVKLLEERNTIYMQRTCQLEEEQHRSSAIRTQLDTYQRQVHELTSKHACEAVKAEKWQFEYKNLQEKHEALLMDKERLISERDALRETNEELRCSQVQQNCLSQSEGLGEESGTLGNLASEIMSTEFRDTVVGLQRENRALVEQEEGCRRRLALLEEQLEETQRTHNTLETQSRLDQQLIRDLRSQVERLQSALQEQGSKTEDSSLLQKKLEEHLEKLHEAHSDLQKKKEVIDDLEPKVDDNMARKIDELQQTLQRKEEDMRVMEDRYKRYVEKARTVIKTLDPQQQPLLGSPDIQSLKNQLTEKERKIQHLEHDYEKSKSRHDQEEKLIISAWYNMGMALHQRVAGERGGERTGAPGQAQSFLAQQRQSTSARRGRAGRSYPR